Within the Candidatus Baltobacteraceae bacterium genome, the region ATGATGGTGATGCCGGCCTTCTCGTTGAGCTCTTTGAAGATACGCATGACGTCTTCGCTGGTTTTGGTATCGAGTGCGCCGGTTGGCTCGTCGGCGAGGATGAGGCCTGGGTTATTCACCAGCGAGCGCGCGATCGCGACGCGCTGTTGCTGTCCGCCCGACATTTGATTCGGGTGATGCTGCGCGAGATGGTCGACACCGACGACGTCCATCATCGTGTGCGCGATCCGCGCGCGTTCCGCGGCGGGCACGCCCGCGTACACCATCGGCAGCTCGACGTTTTCGAGTGCGCTCGTGCGCGGGAGCAAGTTGTACGCCTGAAACACGAAGCCGAGACGCCGGCTGCGAATGTCGGCCCGGGCGTCGCCATCGAGATGCGAGACGTCGGTGCCTTCGAAAAAGTAGCGACCGGCGGTGGGGTTGTCGAGCAGACCGGTGATCTGCATGAACGTCGATTTGCCCGAGCCCGAGGGGCCCATGACGGCGACGAATTCGCCGGCCTGAATTTCGAGATCGATGCCGGCGAGTGCGATCACCTGGCCGTCGCCGAGCGAATAGACTTTGCGCAAGCCTTCGACTCGGACGACCGGTTCCAGTGTGCGTTCCACGATGTATTCCTCCAACCACATCGTAGGTCGCCCGCTTGAGGCGCCGTGGCAAGCGGGGTTAGAGGCGGGTGAGAGCCGAAACGGCGCGTGATGACGCTCGCGCAGCTCAACCAGCTCGACGATGACGCCTTTGTCGCCGCGGTCGGTCCGATCTATGAAAATACCGCCTGGATTGCGCGTTACGCGGTCCCGGCACGCCCGTTTTCAAGCCTCGAAGCGCTTGCCGCCACGCTGGCCCAGATCGTCGTCGACGCCAACGAAGGCGATCGCATCGCGCTGATCGCCGCGCATCCGGACTTGGCCGGGCGGCTGGCGCGCGAGGGGCGCTTGACTCCCGCGTCGACCTCCGAGCAAGCTTCCGCCGGCCTCGATCTGCTCACGCCGGACGAGCGCGCGCGCTTCGATACGCTCAACGCCGCGTACCGCGAACGCTTCGGCCTGCCGTTCGTGATCTGCGTGCGCGAGCACACGAAGCGTTCGATCCTCGATGCGATGGAGGCGCGGCTCGACAACGACCTGAGCGAAGAGATCCGCACGGCGCTGCGCGAGATCAACAAGATCGCGCAGCTGCGCTTGAGCGACGCGGTGAGCGGGCCGTGACGCCAGCGTACGCGCTCGATTGGCTCAATCTCCTCGTGCGCTGGTTTCACTTCGTCGCCGGCATCTCGTGGATCGGCGCCTCGTTCTACTTCGTGTGGCTCGACAACCATCTCGTTGCGCCGCTCAAACGCGACGACGCGGAGGAGGGCGTCTGCGGCGAGCTCTGGTCGGTTCACGGCGGCGGCTTCTATCACAATCAGAAATACTTGACCGGGCCCACGCGCGAACCGCTGACCCACGACCTGCATTGGTTCAAGTGGGAAGCGTACTCGACGTGGATTTCCGGCATCGCGCTGATGGCAATCGTCTATTGGGCCGGCGCGCGTACGTATCTGATCGATCCGAGCGTCATGGCGCTCTCTCCCTCGGCCGCGATCGCGATCAGCATTGCCTCGCTCTTCATCGGCTGGTTCGTGTACGACGGACTCTGCCGCGTGCTCGAACGCCGGCCGCGCCTGCTCGCGGCGAGCATCGCGCTCTTCCTGATCTTCACCTCGTGGGCGCTCTATCACGTCTTCAGCGGCCGCGCGGCGTTTTTGCACGTCGGCGCGATCATCGGCACGATCATGGCCGCCAACGTCTTCTTCGTGATCATTCCGGGACAGCGCCGCATGCTCGCGCAAATTCGCGCCGGTCAGCGCCCCGATCCGCGGCCGGGGATGCTCGGGAAAATGCGTTCGGTGCACAACACCTATCTCACGCTGCCCGTACTCTTCCTGATGATCAGCAATCACTACCCGATGCTGTATTCGGGTGCGTACGGATGGCTGGTGCTCGTCGCGCTCGCCGCTGCCGGCGTGCTGGTTCGGTATTTCTTCATCCTCACCCACAAGGCGCGCTTGGTGTGGGCGCTTCCCGCCGCCGCCGCGGTCGTCATCGTCGCAACCGCGATTTCACTCGCACCGCGAATGACGGCGAGCGCCGGCGCAACTCCGGTGAGTTTCGCGCAGGTTGCGCCGATCTTCGCGCAGCGCTGCGCCGTCTGTCACGCCGCGCATCCGACGCAGCCCGGGTTCGACGTCGCGCCGGCCGGCGTGCTGCTCGATACGCCGGCACACATCGCCGCCAACGCCCCGCGCGTACTCGCCCAGGCGGTGCAAACGCAGGCGATGCCGCTCGGCAACGTCACCGGCATGACGCAGGCGGAGCGAACGCTGGTCGGAACGTGGATCGATCAAGGAGCAAAGATCTAGATGGCATCACTGAGCACGCACGTTCTCGATACGGCACGCGGTACGCCGGCGAGCGGCATCGAGGTCACGCTCCACCTCATCGGCGCCGCCGCGCGCGAGATCGCCCGCGGCACCACGGATGGCGACGGACGCATCGCGGCGTCCTTCGGCGGCGCGCTCGCGCCGGGCATCTACGAACTGCGATTCGGCGTGCGCGCGTATTTCGAGAAACACAAAACCTCGTCGCTGTACGACGAGGTTCCGGTGCGTTTCACGATCGCCGTCGAGGAGCATTATCACGTGCCGCTCTTGCTCTCGCCCTTCGGGTATTCAACCTACCGCGGAAGTTGACGCCTTATACGCGGCCCAGCCGCCGAAGTGCGAGATGTCGGGATAGCCGTGCTTCTCGATCAACTCGCGCGGGTAGAGCATCGCCTCCGCGTGCGATCCGTCGTCCATCTCGATCGTGACCTGATACATGTCGGGCGGCTCGCCCGCCATCAGCGAGGCATGCTGCTGCGGCGTGAGTTCGTAGAGTTCGCCCAGGATCGAAATGCCGCCGCTCTCGACTTCGTAGATGCCCGGATGCCAACCGTTTTTTACGGAATGCAGGCGATATTTGGGCGCGGTGCGCGCCGCTCCGAGTAACGTCGCGCCGCCCAGATTCCGGTTGTCGGGTTGTCCGGTCAGCGCCGAACCGCAGATGAAGAATCGCATAGCGCGTTTCGATTCTAGTCGAGCGCGCGATCGACCTCGACGATCGCGCCGGCGAGCGCTTCGACGCCGAGCAGCAGATCGCGCTCCGCGGTGCGCTCTTCCGCGACGTGGCTGCTGCCGCCGATGCTGGGCACGAAAATCATCGCGGCCGGCACGATCTTGCCCAGGCTCATCGCGTCGTGCCCGGCTCCGCTCGGCAGGTCGGCGTGACGTTCGCCCAGCGCATCGATCGCCCGGGCGATCGCCTCGCGCAACGCCGGCGTCATCGCCGTCGCGCTGCGCCGTTCGAAGGCTTCGATCTCGACGCGGACGCTGCGTTGCGCTTGCACGCGCGCGATCGCGTCGTTGAGATAGGACTCGATCGCATCGAGTCTGCGTTCGTCGGGCGAGCGCAGATCGAGCGAAAACGTGACGCGATTTGGGATCACGTTCGTGCCGTTCGGCTCGACGATCATGCGACCGACGGTCGCGACCGCATCGCCGGTCTCGCGCGCCGCGCTTTCGAACGCGAGCACGAGGTCGGCAGCGGCGCACAGCGCATCCGAGCGCAGGCTCATCGGCACCGTGCCGGCGTGTCCGCTGCGCCCAACGACGGTCGCGCGCAGGCGCCGCTGCGCGGCAATCGCGGTGACGATTCCCAGTGAAAGCCCCAGCTCGTCGAGTACCGGTCCTTGCTCGACGTGCAGTTCGAGGTAAGCGGCAACGTCGCGCTCCTCGCGGATCGGCACGTCGTCGAGCAACCCGCCCTCGGGCGAGGCGAGCGCGTCGGCGAACGCGACGCCGTCATCGCCGATCATCGTCATCACCGCAGCTTCGTCGCTCAGTCCCGCGAAGACCGAACTGCCCAAAGCGCCGAGCGGAAAACGGCTGCCCTCTTCGCCCGCCCACGCGACGGCTTCGAGCGGGTGCGCCGTGCGAATGCCGCGCGCATCGAGCAGTTCCAACGCACACAGCGCAGCGACGACGCCGTACGCGCCGTCGTACGCACCGCCGGTCGGCACGGTGTCGAGATGCGACCCGATGAGGATGGGTTTGCGGCCGGTGCGCCCGCCCTCACGCCGCGCGAAGAGATTGCTCACGCGATCTTGCATGACCGCAAAGCCGCTCGCTCGCGCCCACGAAGCGACGAGCGCGCGCGCGGCACGCTCCGGCGGCGTGAGCAGCGCGCGATCGATGCCGTGTTCGTGCGCGCCGAGCACGCGCAGCGCATCCAAACGTTCGACGACGTTCAACGTTCGCGCGCTCATCGTAAGGCGCTCATTGCGGCGGGTGGTTCGCGATCCAATGGCGTGCGATGTCGACGCGGCGGCAGATCCATACGTCGTCGTGCTCGAGCACGTAATCGAGAAAACGTTCGAGCGCGGCGGTGCGGCCGGGGCGTCCGGCCAGTCGCGTGTGCAATCCGACCGACATCATCTTCGGCTGCGTCGCGCCCTCGCGATAAAGCACGTCGAACGCGTCGCGCATGTACTCGAAATAGCCGGCGGGCGACGAAAAGCCGGGCGCGACCGAGAACTTCATGTCGTTGACGTCGAGCGTGTACGGGATCACCAGATGATCTTTGCCGCTTACCTTCGTCCAATACGGAAGGTCGTCGTTGTAGGCGTCGGCGTCGTAGAGAAACCCGCCCTCTTCGACGACCAAGCGGCGGGTGTTCTCGCTCGGCGCGTAGCGGCAATACCATCCATAGGGGCGCTCGCCGGTCGTGCGCGCGATCGACGCGACCGCTTTGCGCATCTCCTCGCGTTCTTGCGCTTCGTCCATGTTCGCAAAACTCACCCACCGATAGCCGTGCGAGCAGACTTCGTAGCCGGCTTCGCGAATCGCGTGCGCCGCCTCCGGATTGCGTTCGAGGGCGAGTGCCGCACCAAAGACGGTAATTTGGAGCTTGCGTTCGGAAAAAGCGCGCATCAGGCGCCAGAGTCCGGCGCGGCTGCCGTACTCGTAGATCGACTCGACGATCAGATCGCGTTTGCCGGGGCCCAAACTCGCGCCCGGCACTTCGGTGAGATACGTCTCGGACATGCCGTCGCCGTCGGGGATCGAATACTCCGACCCCTCCTCGTAATTCATGACGATCTGCAGCGCGAGGCGCGCGCCGCCCGGCCATTTCGGGTCGGGCGGCTTCGCCCCGTAGCCGATCATGTCGCGCATAGCGGCTCATTACCGATGCGCGAAGATGGCATCCTTGCGCGCGTGCGGAAAATATCAGCCTCCCATGTGGTGGCAACAGGTTCTCCAACCCCGATCCCTGGCCGAGGCGCTCGCGTTCCTGGCGAAGGCTGACGAACAGACGCGCATCGTCGCCGGCGGCACCGACGTCCTGGTCGAACTGCAGCGCGGCGTCAAGCCGGCGCGCACGCTGATCGACGTGAGCAAGCTCACCGCGCTGAAATACGTGCGCGCCGAGGGCGAAGCCATCGCCATCGGCGGTTTGGCGACACACAACGACGTGCTGGCCTCGCGCGAGTGCATCGAGTATGCGCTGCCGCTGGTGCAAGCTTGCGCGGAGGTCGGCGCGCCGCAGATTCGCACGCGCGGCACGATCGCCGGCAATCTGGTCACCGCATCGCCCGCGAACGATACGATCGCGCCGCTGGTGGCGCTCGATGCATCGATCGAACTCTTCAGCGCGACGCAGACGCGCGTGTTGCCGGTCGAGCAGTTCTTCACCGGCTTTCGTACGACGGCACTGCGGCGCGATGAACTGATCACCGCGATTCGCTTTCCGAAGCTGCGCGCGGATCAGCGTGGGTTGTTCTTGAAACTCGGGTTGCGGCGCGCGCAAGCGATCTCGGTGATCGACGTCGCGTTCGTGCTCACGTTCGATGGCGAGACCGTGCGCGACGCACGCATCGCGCTGGGCTGCCTCGCGCCGACGATCGTGCGCGCGCGCAGTGCGGAGGCGTATCTGCGCGGCAAGCGGCTCGACGCGGCAACGCGCCGTGAAGCCGCGCGGCTGGCCGGCCACGACGCGGCGGCGATCGGCGACGTGCGCGGATCGAAAGCCTACCGCGAAACGACGCTGGCGGTGTTCATCGACGAAGGATTGGAACGCATCGCCGAGCGCCGTCACGCCGACGGATTGCTCGACCCGCCGGTGCTGCTCGAGAGCGGGGAGGGAACGTCCGTGCCGGCGGCGCCGTTCGAGGGCGCGATCGACGCGACGATCAACGGCCGTGCGATGCGCCTGGCCGGCGCGGCCGGCAAAACGTTGCTCAACGCGCTGCGCGAGAACGCGCATCTCACCGGTTCGAAAGAAGGCTGCGCCGAGGGAGAGTGCGGCGCGTGTACGGTTTGGCTCGACGGCATGGCGGTGATGTCGTGTCTGGTTCCCGCGGCGCAAGCGCACGGCACGACGATCACCACGATCGAAGGACTCGCGAGCGGCGAGCGGCTGCATCCGCTGCAGCAAGCCTACATCGATCGCGCCGCGGTGCAGTGCGGCTTCTGCATTCCCGGCATGCTGATGGCGGGTGCGAAGCTGCTCGAGGAGCATCCCTCTCCGACGCTCGCGCAACATCAAAGCGCGATCAGCGGCAACCTCTGCCGCTGCACCGGCTATCGCAAGATTCTCGATGCGATGATCGCGGCGAGCGCGCGCGAGGCGCGGGTATGATCGGCAAGCCGGTTCCGCGTCCGGACGCGCTCGGCAAAGTAACCGGCTCGGCGAAGTATCCCGCGGATTTGGTGCGCGACGATCATCTGCGGCTCAAGGTCGTCTTCGCGCAACGCGCGCACGCCCGCGTTCGCTCGATCGACGATAGCGCCACGCGCGCGGTGCCCGGCGTGGTGGCGGTGCTCACCGCCAAGGACGTGCCGCACAACCGCTACGGCCTGATCAGTGCGGATCAGCCGCTGCTCTGCGACGACGTCGTGCGCTTTTATGGCGATCGGGTCGCGCTGGTCGTGGGCGAGACGCAAGACGCCGCCGATGCGGGCGCGCGCGCGATGCGCGTGAGCTACGAGGATCTGCCGGTCGTCGACGACGCGCGCGCTGCGATGGAGCCCGGCGCACCGCTGGTGCACGCCGATCGCGCGAGCAACGTGCTCGAACACGTGCGCATCCGGCGCGGCGACGTCGATGCGGCGTTCGCGCGCGCGGCGGTCGTCGTCGAAGGCGCGTTCACGACCTCGTGGCAAGAGCACGCGTATCTGCAGCCCGACGCCGGCATCGCCTATTACGAAGGCGATCGGCTCGTCGTCGAAACCGCCGGGCAGTGGCTGCACGAAGATCGCCGGCAGATCGCCGAGATGCTCGCGCTCGATCCGGAGCAGGTGGTGATCCGCTATGCGAAGATCGGCGGCGCTTTCGGCGGACGCGAAGATTTGAACGTGCAGCCGCTGCTTGCGCTGGCGACCTGGAAACTCAAACGTCCGACCGCGATCGTGTGGAGCCGCGACGAGTCGATCATCGGCCATCACAAGCGTCATCCGTACTCGATTCGCTCGAAGTGGGCGGCCGCGAAAGACGGTACGATCCTCGCCGCGCAGACCGAGCTGGTCGCCGACGGCGGCGCCTACGCGTCGACCAGCGTCGAAGTGCTCAAAGGTTCGACGCTCTTCGCCGGCGGTACGTACGCGGTCGAAAACGTCGCAACCGACGGGTACGCGGTCTACACCAACAACGTGCCGGCAGGCGCGTTCCGCGGCTTTGGCTCGCCGCAAGCGCAGTTCGCGGCCGAGATCATGGTGACGCGCCTCGCGCACGCGCTCGACATGGATCCGGTCGAGATTCGCCGCCGCAACATCTATCGCGAGGGCGATCTCCAACCGACGCGCGCGCCGTTACCCGCCGGCG harbors:
- a CDS encoding ABC transporter ATP-binding protein; this encodes MERTLEPVVRVEGLRKVYSLGDGQVIALAGIDLEIQAGEFVAVMGPSGSGKSTFMQITGLLDNPTAGRYFFEGTDVSHLDGDARADIRSRRLGFVFQAYNLLPRTSALENVELPMVYAGVPAAERARIAHTMMDVVGVDHLAQHHPNQMSGGQQQRVAIARSLVNNPGLILADEPTGALDTKTSEDVMRIFKELNEKAGITI
- the uraD gene encoding 2-oxo-4-hydroxy-4-carboxy-5-ureidoimidazoline decarboxylase: MTLAQLNQLDDDAFVAAVGPIYENTAWIARYAVPARPFSSLEALAATLAQIVVDANEGDRIALIAAHPDLAGRLAREGRLTPASTSEQASAGLDLLTPDERARFDTLNAAYRERFGLPFVICVREHTKRSILDAMEARLDNDLSEEIRTALREINKIAQLRLSDAVSGP
- a CDS encoding urate hydroxylase PuuD, which produces MTPAYALDWLNLLVRWFHFVAGISWIGASFYFVWLDNHLVAPLKRDDAEEGVCGELWSVHGGGFYHNQKYLTGPTREPLTHDLHWFKWEAYSTWISGIALMAIVYWAGARTYLIDPSVMALSPSAAIAISIASLFIGWFVYDGLCRVLERRPRLLAASIALFLIFTSWALYHVFSGRAAFLHVGAIIGTIMAANVFFVIIPGQRRMLAQIRAGQRPDPRPGMLGKMRSVHNTYLTLPVLFLMISNHYPMLYSGAYGWLVLVALAAAGVLVRYFFILTHKARLVWALPAAAAVVIVATAISLAPRMTASAGATPVSFAQVAPIFAQRCAVCHAAHPTQPGFDVAPAGVLLDTPAHIAANAPRVLAQAVQTQAMPLGNVTGMTQAERTLVGTWIDQGAKI
- the uraH gene encoding hydroxyisourate hydrolase, whose translation is MASLSTHVLDTARGTPASGIEVTLHLIGAAAREIARGTTDGDGRIAASFGGALAPGIYELRFGVRAYFEKHKTSSLYDEVPVRFTIAVEEHYHVPLLLSPFGYSTYRGS
- a CDS encoding gamma-glutamylcyclotransferase gives rise to the protein MRFFICGSALTGQPDNRNLGGATLLGAARTAPKYRLHSVKNGWHPGIYEVESGGISILGELYELTPQQHASLMAGEPPDMYQVTIEMDDGSHAEAMLYPRELIEKHGYPDISHFGGWAAYKASTSAVG
- a CDS encoding M20 family metallo-hydrolase → MSARTLNVVERLDALRVLGAHEHGIDRALLTPPERAARALVASWARASGFAVMQDRVSNLFARREGGRTGRKPILIGSHLDTVPTGGAYDGAYGVVAALCALELLDARGIRTAHPLEAVAWAGEEGSRFPLGALGSSVFAGLSDEAAVMTMIGDDGVAFADALASPEGGLLDDVPIREERDVAAYLELHVEQGPVLDELGLSLGIVTAIAAQRRLRATVVGRSGHAGTVPMSLRSDALCAAADLVLAFESAARETGDAVATVGRMIVEPNGTNVIPNRVTFSLDLRSPDERRLDAIESYLNDAIARVQAQRSVRVEIEAFERRSATAMTPALREAIARAIDALGERHADLPSGAGHDAMSLGKIVPAAMIFVPSIGGSSHVAEERTAERDLLLGVEALAGAIVEVDRALD
- the puuE gene encoding allantoinase PuuE, whose translation is MRDMIGYGAKPPDPKWPGGARLALQIVMNYEEGSEYSIPDGDGMSETYLTEVPGASLGPGKRDLIVESIYEYGSRAGLWRLMRAFSERKLQITVFGAALALERNPEAAHAIREAGYEVCSHGYRWVSFANMDEAQEREEMRKAVASIARTTGERPYGWYCRYAPSENTRRLVVEEGGFLYDADAYNDDLPYWTKVSGKDHLVIPYTLDVNDMKFSVAPGFSSPAGYFEYMRDAFDVLYREGATQPKMMSVGLHTRLAGRPGRTAALERFLDYVLEHDDVWICRRVDIARHWIANHPPQ
- a CDS encoding FAD binding domain-containing protein, translated to MASLRACGKYQPPMWWQQVLQPRSLAEALAFLAKADEQTRIVAGGTDVLVELQRGVKPARTLIDVSKLTALKYVRAEGEAIAIGGLATHNDVLASRECIEYALPLVQACAEVGAPQIRTRGTIAGNLVTASPANDTIAPLVALDASIELFSATQTRVLPVEQFFTGFRTTALRRDELITAIRFPKLRADQRGLFLKLGLRRAQAISVIDVAFVLTFDGETVRDARIALGCLAPTIVRARSAEAYLRGKRLDAATRREAARLAGHDAAAIGDVRGSKAYRETTLAVFIDEGLERIAERRHADGLLDPPVLLESGEGTSVPAAPFEGAIDATINGRAMRLAGAAGKTLLNALRENAHLTGSKEGCAEGECGACTVWLDGMAVMSCLVPAAQAHGTTITTIEGLASGERLHPLQQAYIDRAAVQCGFCIPGMLMAGAKLLEEHPSPTLAQHQSAISGNLCRCTGYRKILDAMIAASAREARV
- a CDS encoding xanthine dehydrogenase family protein molybdopterin-binding subunit; this encodes MIGKPVPRPDALGKVTGSAKYPADLVRDDHLRLKVVFAQRAHARVRSIDDSATRAVPGVVAVLTAKDVPHNRYGLISADQPLLCDDVVRFYGDRVALVVGETQDAADAGARAMRVSYEDLPVVDDARAAMEPGAPLVHADRASNVLEHVRIRRGDVDAAFARAAVVVEGAFTTSWQEHAYLQPDAGIAYYEGDRLVVETAGQWLHEDRRQIAEMLALDPEQVVIRYAKIGGAFGGREDLNVQPLLALATWKLKRPTAIVWSRDESIIGHHKRHPYSIRSKWAAAKDGTILAAQTELVADGGAYASTSVEVLKGSTLFAGGTYAVENVATDGYAVYTNNVPAGAFRGFGSPQAQFAAEIMVTRLAHALDMDPVEIRRRNIYREGDLQPTRAPLPAGVGALPVLERCVAEAQTRFGYGHPDPRPKTHLRRGIGITSGIKNVGYSFGFPEQATATVELYGTRAIERAVVRVGAAECGQGAHTVLRQIAAATLEVELDAVTMITDDSSEAPNAGSASASRLTLMGGRAVHDAALAARAKFPGPDAKATVQYRPPRTTMLDPQTGEGVPNYCYGYVSQAVEVEVDTRTGLVRILRVISVHDVGRAINTQQVEGQIEGCLAQAVGYTLTENLIAREGKILTPYFSTYLLPTTLDMPAEVYPVLLELADPNGPFGARGMAEMPLVPFAAAVASAIHAATGAWVTQLPMTPERVLEAIASAQLVANERARDPVVPLD